A single genomic interval of Camelina sativa cultivar DH55 chromosome 11, Cs, whole genome shotgun sequence harbors:
- the LOC104723337 gene encoding ras-related protein RABD2c produces MNPEYDYLFKLLLIGDSGVGKSCLLLRFADDSYLDSYISTIGVDFKIRTVEQDGKTIKLQIWDTAGQERFRTITSSYYRGAHGIIVTYDVTDQESFNNVKQWLNEIDRYASENVNKLLVGNKCDLTSQKVVSTETAKAFADELGIPFLETSAKNATNVEEAFMAMTAAIKTRMASQPAGGSKPPTVQIRGQPVNQQSGCCSS; encoded by the exons ATGAATCCTGAATA TGACTATCTGTTCAAGCTTTTGCTTATTGGTGATTCTGGTGTTGGAAAGTCATGCTTGCTTCTAAGGTTTGCT GATGATTCCTACCTGGATAGCTACATCAGTACCATTGGTGTTGACTTT AAAATCCGCACAGTTGAACAAGATGGAAAGACCATCAAACTCCAGATT TGGGATACGGCAGGGCAAGAACGTTTCAGAACGATCACCAGCAGTTACTACAGAGGAGCTCATGGAATAATT GTGACTTATGATGTAACAGATCAAGAAAGCTTCAACAACGTCAAGCAATGGCTAAATGAAATCGACCGCTACGCTAGTGAGAATGTTAATAAGCTACTGGTTGGGAACAAGTGTGATCTCACATCACAGAAAGTTGTATCCACTGAGACAGCCAAG GCTTTCGCAGATGAACTTGGAATCCCATTCTTGGAAACAAGTGCCAAGAATGCTACCAATGTCGAAGAAGCTTTCATGGCCATGACTGCTGCCATCAAGACAAG AATGGCAAGCCAACCTGCAGGAGGATCCAAGCCACCAACAGTCCAGATCCGAGGACAACCTGTGAACCAGCAATCAGGCTGCTGCTCCTCTTGA